Proteins encoded within one genomic window of Drosophila willistoni isolate 14030-0811.24 chromosome XL unlocalized genomic scaffold, UCI_dwil_1.1 Seg141, whole genome shotgun sequence:
- the LOC6649241 gene encoding 60S acidic ribosomal protein P2, with product MRYVAAYLLAVLGGKETPANGDLEKILSSVGIEVDSERLTKVIKELSGKSIDDLIKEGREKLSSMPVGGGGAAAAAAPAGGAPAAAAGGDKKEAKKEEKKEESESEDDDMGFALFE from the coding sequence ATGCGTTACGTGGCTGCATACTTGTTGGCTGTTCTCGGCGGTAAGGAAACCCCTGCCAATGGAGATTTGGAGAAAATCTTGAGCTCTGTGGGTATTGAGGTCGATTCCGAGCGTCTGACCAAGGTTATTAAGGAGCTCAGTGGCAAGAGCATCGATGACCTGATCAAGGAGGGTCGCGAGAAACTGTCCTCCATGCCTGTGGGTGGTGGCggcgccgctgctgctgctgctccagcTGGTGGTGCTCCAGCTGCCGCTGCCGGTGGTGACAAGAAGGAGGCCAAGAAGGAGGAGAAGAAGGAAGAGTCCGAGTCTGAGGACGATGACATGGGCTTCGCTCTCTTCGAATAA
- the LOC6649242 gene encoding putative ribosome-binding factor A, mitochondrial: protein MLRNRQLILQQISAIVQPQRSKGGGGGSAGGNATRQSKILGKLFGNRLAGSKKRWYPGHEASSASGYQPPSVAFQSSQFGKSNTNLSPGSKHNTRRMAVLNKLFMTHITDLLASGQVSETILGRSLQVTRVKISPDFSCINVYWLAGDIEIEKELQRCSGQLRHELSQLRLMGEVPRIKFVHDKTGTNLDQVEAILRTLNLPKRAGDDNEEEELNDNYDLAQTLRREFYGQEAVKPTELSERVMPEMRHDVLGLDHRLIMDKILTKMRKSKQAWEQHHHQEQPLQATTTPASDNCPSSTNSSSKPPQNVGEFEVFLAKRRQLKSTPERKKYRRQQDDWQPNNSSYSSDFDNLKILSHEQRLRYTQEDYIVEEGPEKP, encoded by the coding sequence ATGTTACGCAATCGTCAATTGATATTACAACAAATCTCTGCTATTGTACAACCACAACGCAGCAAGGGCGGTGGTGGAGGTAGTGCTGGCGGCAATGCAACGCGACAAAGCAAGATATTGGGAAAACTATTCGGCAATCGGCTGGCTGGCAGTAAGAAACGTTGGTATCCTGGACATGAAGCCAGTTCTGCAAGCGGCTATCAACCACCCAGTGTGGCCTTTCAGTCATCTCAATTTGGGAAAAGCAACACAAACTTATCGCCCGGCTCCAAACACAATACACGCCGCATGGCTGTGCTCAATAAGCTTTTCATGACACATATAACCGATCTCCTGGCCTCGGGACAAGTTTCGGAAACGATTTTGGGACGCAGTCTGCAAGTGACACGTGTGAAAATCTCACCCGATTTCTCTTGCATCAATGTCTATTGGCTGGCCGGCGATATCGAGATCGAGAAAGAACTCCAACGTTGCAGCGGTCAACTAAGACATGAACTCTCCCAACTGCGTCTCATGGGCGAAGTGCCAAGAATTAAGTTTGTTCACGATAAAACGGGCACCAATCTCGATCAGGTGGAGGCCATTTTACGTACTCTAAATCTGCCCAAAAGAGCAGGCGATGACAATGAGGAGGAGGAGCTAAATGATAACTACGATTTAGCCCAGACATTGCGGCGAGAATTCTATGGTCAAGAGGCAGTGAAACCAACAGAGCTCTCAGAGAGAGTCATGCCTGAAATGCGGCACGATGTCTTGGGACTCGATCATCGTCTGATTATGGACAAAATTCTAACTAAAATGCGTAAATCCAAACAGGCCTGggagcagcatcatcatcaggaGCAACCACTACAAGCCACTACCACGCCTGCATCCGATAATTGCCCCAGCAGCACCAATTCCAGTTCAAAGCCCCCGCAAAATGTCGGTGAATTTGAAGTGTTCCTGGCTAAACGTCGCCAGCTAAAATCGACGCCGGAACGCAAGAAATATAGACGACAGCAGGATGATTGGCAACCGAACAACAGTTCATATTCCAGCGACTTTGATAATCTTAAAATCCTATCACACGAACAGCGACTACGCTATACTCAAGAGGATTATATCGTAGAGGAGGGGCCAGAGAAGCCCTAA
- the LOC6649243 gene encoding ras-related GTP-binding protein A: MKKKVLLMGKSGSGKTSMRSIIFANYIARDTTRLGATIDVEHSHVRFLGNLVLNLWDCGGQEGFMKQYFGQQRDNIFRNVEVLIYVFDVESQEMERDIHYYQSCLEALLQNSQDAKIFCLVHKMDLVPEEHRDNVFKQRENDLISLSKPAGVTCFRTSIWDETLYKAWSSIVTMLIPNVAALENSVTHFANVIEADEVLLFEKATFLVISHCQSKKNRDSHRFEKVSNIIKQFKLSCSKLGAKFQSTEVRNSAFAAFIDTFTSNTYVMVVMSDPTLPSEATLVNIRNARKYFEELENPNHNHKYQY, translated from the exons ATGAAGAAGAAG GTACTCCTGATGGGCAAAAGTGGCTCTGGAAAGACCAGCATGCGCTCCATTATATTTGCCAATTACATTGCCCGGGACACAACACGCCTTGGAGCAACAA TTGATGTCGAGCATTCACATGTCCGCTTTTTGGGCAATCTGGTATTAAATCTATGGGATTGCGGTGGCCAGGAAGGATTTATGAAACAATATTTTGGACAGCAACGCGACAATATCTTTCGCAATGTTGAAGTTCTTATCTATGTCTTCGATGTGGAGAGCCAGGAAATGGAACGTGATATACATTATTATCAAAGTTGCCTGGAGGCATTGCTCCAGAACTCGCAGGATGCGAAAATCTTTTGTCTGGTGCACAAAATGGATCTGGTGCCGGAAGAGCATCGTGATAATGTGTTCAAGCAACGAGAAAATGATCTCATAAGTCTATCCAAACCGGCTGGTGTTACATGCTTTCGTACTAGCATCTGGGATGAGACACTATACAA AGCCTGGTCTTCCATTGTCACCATGCTGATACCCAATGTAGCCGCTTTAGAGAATTCGGTAACACACTTTGCCAATGTGATTGAGGCCGATGAGGTCTTGCTTTTCGAAAAGGCCACCTTTCTGGTCATCTCTCATTGCCAGAGCAAAAAGAATCGGGACTCGCATCGCTTCGAAAAGGTGTCCAACATTATTAAACAATTCAAATTGAGCTGTTCCAAACTCGGTGCTAAATTCCAGTCCACCGAGGTGCGCAATAGTGCATTTGCCGCCTTCATTGATACCTTTACTAGCAATACCTATGTAATGGTTGTCATGTCCGATCCCACTTTGCCCTCGGAGGCAACTTTGGTTAACATTCGGAATGCCCGTAAATATTTCGAGGAATTGGAGAATCCAAATCATAATCACAAGTATCaatattga
- the LOC6649244 gene encoding protein bric-a-brac 1, giving the protein MSAATTQEFCVRWNSHLGSIGAAFPQLLAGQRFVDVTLACEGHQVHCHRLVLAACSTYFEAILAENPCKHPVIILPSEIKLWEIQALVDFMYKGEVNVTQAGLGQLLRCAEQLRIRGLYGSEAAINYKQLQQMRQEAAAASSAVAAAAAIVQAQSQSELVATPMAVACSLNSAETDDTATNSTTSTTTTSTTALSIKQQQQQQQQQQQQQQQLLLQQQKEQRQRQQHQQQTNGSNTLQLLQQQQQQQLAANVVAASLTASNNSNAPTEDDSADEASNNWNAYSEHYDDYAMANNNKINAQQQLLLQQARSPMQQQQLQQQQQQQLQLQQQQQQQQQHHLDSTIEDDHNYVAAHDEDNDSSFAGGAGSVGGLSFSIDTDLDTSANTSGSGGGNGGGGLLHSSIDGYTSYKRVRRSEASLAQAAKCVSKGETFQTVSNMFNIPVSTIRFYMARKGILPKRKRGRGASHAGGGGGGGVGVGVIGTISTANATVGNMTSPLGGGSGPNTTTSSSSSSSTTTTTTSSHHLPLDAIQLKRLTNSSTAAAAAAAAAVATAANSPALDMATTAAGVPFHLLSDAAAFKLSEQQQAHII; this is encoded by the exons ATGAGCGCCGCAACGACCCAAGAGTTTTGCGTGCGGTGGAACAGCCATTTAGGTAGCATCGGGGCTGCGTTTCCCCAGCTATTGGCTGGTCAGCGTTTCGTCGATGTGACCCTGGCCTGTGAGGGACACCAGGTGCATTGTCATCGTCTGGTATTGGCCGCCTGCTCCACATACTTCGAGGCCATATTGGCCGAGAATCCCTGCAAGCATCCGGTGATCATATTGCCCAGCGAAATCAAATTATGGGAAATCCAGGCACTGGTCGATTTCATGTACAAGGGCGAGGTGAATGTCACCCAGGCTGGTTTGGGCCAGTTGTTGCGATGCGCCGAACAGTTGCGCATCCGTGGACTATATGGCAGCGAGGCGGCAATCAATTACAAACAGTTGCAACAAATGCGGCAAGAGGCAGCGGCTGCCTCATCGGCTGTGGCGGCAGCGGCGGCCATTGTCCAGGCGCAATCCCAATCGGAGTTAGTTGCCACGCCAATGGCTGTGGCATGTAGCTTGAATAGCGCCGAGACCGATGATACGGCCACAAATTCAACGacatcgacaacaacaacaagcacaaCGGCATTGTCAAtcaaacaacagcagcagcagcagcagcaacagcaacaacaacagcaacagttgCTACTGCAACAGCAAAAAGAACAACGACAACGccagcaacaccagcaacagaCAAACGGCAGCAACACATTGCAATTGcttcagcaacagcaacaacaacaactggcTGCTAACGTTGTTGCTGCCTCACTAACCGCTTCCAACAACTCAAATGCCCCAACCGAAGATGATTCCGCTGACGAAGCATCCAATAACTGGAATGCCTATAGCGAACACTATGACGATTATGCCATGGCCAATAATAACAAGATCAATGCCCAGCAGCAACTGTTGCTGCAACAGGCGAG ATCTCcgatgcaacaacaacagttgcagcagcagcagcaacaacaattgcaattgcaacaacagcaacaacaacaacaacaacaccaccTGGATTCCACCATTGAAGACGATCACAATTATGTGGCTGCCCATGATGAGGACAATGATAGCAGTTTTGCTGGCGGAGCGGGCAGCGTTGGCGGCTTATCGTTTAGCATTGACACCGATCTAGATACATCAGCCAATACATCGGGGAGTGGAGGAGGCAACGGTGGCGGGGGACTTTTGCATAGCTCCATCGATGGTTATACATCGTATAAACGTGTCCGCCGATCCGAAGCCTCGCTAGCCCAGGCAGCAAAATGTGTGTCGAAGGGTGAAACATTTCAAACGGTTAGCAATATGTTCAATATACCCGTATCCACCATACGCTTCTATATGGCCCGTAAGGGTATATTGCCTAAGCGAAAGCGTGGACGTGGTGCCTCCCATGcaggtggcggtggtggtgggggCGTGGGTGTGGGCGTAATAGGCACAATCTCAACAGCAAATGCGACAGTTGGCAACATGACGTCGCCTTTGGGAGGCGGCAGTGGCCCCAATAcaaccaccagcagcagcagcagcagtagcaccACCACAACAACCACCTCCAGCCACCATTTACCCTTGGATGCCATACAGCTCAAGAGGCTGACAAATTCCAGTACAGCAGctgcggcagcggcagcagcggcTGTTGCAACGGCGGCCAATTCACCAGCATTGGACATGGCCACAACTGCGGCTGGAGTACCTTTCCATTTGCTCAGCGATGCGGCGGCATTCAAGTTGAGCGAACAGCAGCAGGCGCATATAATCTAA